The following DNA comes from Pseudomonas triticicola.
TGGTTGCACCACAAACGGCATGGAGTAGATCACCGAGCCGATGACCAGCCCGGTGAAGCTGAACGTCAACGTGCCCAGCCCCAGCCATTGAGTGAACTGGCCGAGAAAACCGTGCGGCCCCAGCGCCAGTAGCAGGTAAAAGCCGATCACCGTCGGCGGCAGCACCAGCGGCAGGGCGACGATGGCGCCGATCGGCCCGCGCAACCACGACGAGGTGCGCGACAGCCATAACGCGATCGGTGTGCCGATCACCAGCAGGATCACGGTGGTCAGTGACGCCAGTTTCAGGGTCAGCCAGATCGCGGCGAAGTCGGCACTGGTCAGCGACATTTACAGTTCATATCCGAAGGATTTGATCACCGCAGCGGCTTTTGGCCCCTTGAGGTAATCGATCAGGGCCTTGGCAGCAGCGCTGTCCTTGCCTTTGTTCAAAATCACCGCGTCCTGTTTGATCGGATCATGCAGGGTGGCCGGAACAATCCATGCCGAGCCGCTGCTCACCTTGCCGTTCTTGTAGATTTGCGACAGCGCTACAAAGCCCAGTTCGGCGTTGCCGGTGGAGACGAACTGGTAGGCCTGCGTGATGTTCTGGCCTTCGACGATTTTGCTTTTCGTGGCTTCGCTCAACTGGAGTTTTTCCAGCACCTGGGTAGCGGCCAGGCCGTACGGCGCGGCTTTCGGGTTGGCGATGGACAAGTGCTGGTATTGGTTGGTTTTCAGCACTTCACCCTGTGCATCGACATAACCTTCTTTTGCCGACCACAGCGCCAGGGTGCCGATGGCGTAGGTGAAGCGCGACCCTTTGACGGTTTCGCCTTCCTGTTCGAGTTTTGCCGGGGTGCTGTCGTCAGCTGCGAGGAACACTTGGAACGGCGCGCCGTTTTTGATCTGGGTGTAGAACTGGCCGGTGGCGCCGTAAGCGGCGACCAGTTTGTGGCCGGTGTCTTTTTCGAAGTCGGCAGCGATGGCCTGGATTGGCGCGGTGAAGTTGGCGGCGACCGCCACTTGCACTTCATCAGCCTGCGCGGTGCCCATGCTGAATATTGCAAGGAGTGAAGCGAAGCAGGCGGGGGCGAAGCGTGTGGCAGCAAGCGTCATGTAAAGGCTCCGTGATCGGCGGTAATTGCTTTGTTTGGGATAACGCCGATACACGGGCGCAATCGCTGTATACAGAAATATATAGCGATACGCCGCCAAGTGGCGAGGGATTAAATCAGCTCGCCGCGTAAATTCAATGGCGGTTGAGTTTCGCCAGCGCGCCCTCGGCCAGTTGCCGGGTGAGTTCAGCGCTGCCGATGTCCTTGCCCAGCGTCAACGCCTGACCGGCCCAGAGGTTGGCAAAGTCGGCGTCATCCTTGGCCCGCAGCGGCATCAGCGCACCGCCAGCCAAGGGGAAGGCCGGCGCCTGCGCTGACATCGGGCCGAGTTCACGCATCGCCCGATTGACAATGCCCCGTGCCGGGCGTCCGGTAAAAATGTTGGTGATGGCGGTCTGGCTTTCCTTGGCGGTGCGCAGGGCCTTGTGGTGTGAGGCGCTGACTTTGGCTTCCGGCGTGAACAGGTACGCCGTGCCGACTTGCACCGCCGAGGCGCCGAGCATTAACGCCGCTGTAACACCCCGCGCATCGCTGATCGCGCCCGCCGCGATCACCGGCACTTTCACCGCGTCGACCACCTGCGGCACCAGCGCGAAGGTGCCGACCTGGGTGCTCAGATCATCGCTGAGAAACATCCCGCGATGGCCACCGGCCTCATAACCCATGGCGATGATCGCATCGCAGCCGTGTTGCTCCAGCCAGATCGCTTCTTCGACCGTAGTCGCAGACGAAAGGATTTTCGCCCCGGTCGCCTTGACCCGATTAAGCAGGGTTTTATCCGGTAGCCCGAAATGGAAACTCACCACCTCGGGTCGGAACTCTTCGAGCACGGCACACGCTGCTTCGTCGAACGGAGCGCGGTTGGAAACCGGCGTTGGCGCGTCGAAATCGGCACCCAATTCGCGGTAGTAAGGTTCGAGCAGGTTTTTCCAGTCACGTGCCCGCTGTTCATCAGGCGCCGGTGGCTGGTGGCAGAAGAAATTGACGTTGAACGGCTTGGTGGTGTGCTGGCGAATCGTCTTCAACTCATCGCGCAGTTGCTCGCTGCTCAGCATCGCTGCCGGCATTGAACCGAGGCCGCCGGCATTACACACGGCAATCACCATCGAAGAGTTGGTCGCACCGGCCATCGGGCCCTGGATGATCGGCAGTTCGATACCGAGAAGATCAAGGATGCGGGTGTCTGGCCACTGGCTCATAAAGCAATTCTCCGAACGATGAAACGGGCAGGGACGGCAAGCGGTTTTTAACAGCAAACCCGGATGCGGGGCCAGTCTGAAATTCTGAACATTACGTGCAGTTTTTCAGCGTCGGTGCAATCCGCCGCCACCGCCAAACGAACGGTTCATCATTTGTGAAGAATGGTTGAAGTTGTGCGTGCGCTGATTGCCGAGACTGCGTGCGGCGGATTCGCGGTTGAGATTCTGCAATTGCGAATTGTTGTTCGCGGGTCTGGTGCGGTTGGCACCGCTGCCGGCCACGGACTGCCAGCCGTTGTCGGTTTTCTTGTAGACGTTGCCGTCACGCCCGGCATAAACGTGATCACCGACCCGCGCGGCGCCGCCGTTGCGGCCATGGATACCGCCGTATTGCGTGGTGTTGCCGGTATTGGCGTTGTAAACGGCGCCGCGATTGGCACTGACGTGAGTGCCGCTGCGAACGTTGCCGGCAGTAACTCGTTCGCCGGCGATGGCGCCGCCGTTCGGGCCGACTGCCACGCCGCTGCGCCCGGCAGCGTAGTTGCCGGTGTAGGCGTTGTGCACCGCGCCACGTTGCCCGGCGGCGGCAATGCCGGTACGCGAGTTGTACGAGGCGCCAACCTGACCGGCCCAGCGATTGCCGGTCCAGGCGTTGTAGCCGGCGCCATAACGGCTGACCGTCGCGCGATCACCCCACTGATGATAAAGATTGCCGGTGGTTCCAGCCCAGCCACCCGGACCCCAGGCCACCGCGCCGCCGCGATAACCGTAGGCTGCGCCACCCCAGGCCAGCGGCGCCGGGTACAGACGCGGACCCCACGCGTAGCCCCAGCCGTAATTTCCCCACCACGGATAGGCGCCCCAACCCCAGCCCATGGCGACGGTGTTGCCGCCCCAGCTCCAGCCGAATCCAAAGCCGAAGGTCCAGCCAGTCCACGGCGTGTAACGAATCGCGACGCCGAAACCATAGGTCACCGGCGGCCCGTACCAGACACTGCCGACCCACGGCGTATACGGATAACCGGTGCCGTACACCACAACGCCAGTCGCCGGGTCCAGCGTCGAGCCTTGATAGCCTGGCGTATAGCCGACCACCACGGTATCGCCGCTGGATTGGTAAACCTTCACGTACGTGAGGTAGTGCATCGGCGAGCTGGGCGGAATCGAATAAATCACCGCTGGCACTGAAGTGGCCACGATCCACGGCCCGTTCAGCGAGGTGGCGCTGAACCAGATGCCGTTCTCCACCGCCCACCAAGTGTCGTTGTCGACGCGAATAATCGGAGTGGCGCTGTTGACCACGTATTGCAGCGGCGTATTGCTGATCGCTTTGAGCTGCGGCTCACCGTCAAATTGCGGTGTCGTCATCCTCACCGCGCTCTTGTTGATCGCCGACGTCTGCGGGATGGCCGCCGCAATGGCCGCCTCCTGTGCCTGTGGCGTGCCGGCTACCGAGGCCTTGACGTTCTCTTTGGCGCTGTCGTCAGGAATATTGGCAAAGTCGGCCGGCAGTTTGTCTGCCGGGACAAAGGTCCATGGCCCGCTCATGTCGCTGGCGCGGAACCAGCGTCCGGAGATCAGTACGTAACTGTTCTGGTCGCCGATTTCCTTGAAGATGTGCCCGGTGGTGTTGCTCACGTACAACAGGCTGGTGCCCTGAATCGGTTGCCATTGCGCGGCGCCGTCGGTCACCAACAGTTCCGTTGGCGTGGTGGCTATGAAGATTTTCGGCTGCGGCGGCTTGGCCAGGCTGGGAATCTTGTCCTTCGGGTCACTTTGCCCGGTGAGCAGGTCCACCTGGCGACTCTTGATCGCCGCCTGTTTGGCTTTTTCCAGACTGGCCGGTGGTGCAGCGAGGCGCGTGTAATCACCGGCCAATTGATCGGCAACCATCCAGCCGTCAAATACATGCAGGTAGTGTTTGCCTTCGGCGTCCTTGAGCAGAAGTGGGCGCGTGTTGATCACCCGTTGCAGCTCCGTTCCTTCCACCGGCCGATAAGCCGCCTCGCCGTCGATGTATACGAGAATTGCCGGGCTGTCGGAGCTGATGATGGTCGGCGGCGTGTTTTCCAAGGGCGCACTGTCGGCTTTCTGTTCGGCGTTGAGCACACCAACCGCCGCTTCCAGTTGATCGAGGGAGATGGTTTTCTTGCGGCTCTCGGCATCTTTTTTCAGGATGGCGAGCCACGTGTCGGCCTGTTTCGCATCGGCGGGGAAATCGGCTTTGATGATTTTGTACTGATCAAGCGCGACCCAGCGGGTGGTCTTGTCGACGAGGGTGTGAGCGCTGAACTGGACGATGCCGTAGGTGGACTTGCCATCGGCAGCCGTGGCTTCGACCGCCGCGCGGGCATTGAGCGTATAGCCGTCCCAACTGTCGAGCTGCGGTTGATACACCGTCAGCTTGCTCTTGCCGCTGCTGATCACCTGCGGCCATGTCGGCTCGCTTGGCGCCGCGTTCGGCTTTGCCGCTGGGGCGGCTGCCCAGGCAGTGCCAAGTGTCAGCAGGCATAACATCAGCAGCGAGGGTAAAGCGCTCAGGAAAGGCATCGTCAGCTCCATCGACACACCGGTTTGCAAGGCGCAACCGGGAAAACACAACCGTCGAAAAAGCATAGCCGCCTGCCGTGGATTTACCCGGCTGATCGAGCCGTTAGCGCAAAGTCGAGTGTGGCAATGTGTTGCGATGTGCTATTTCAAGGCATGCTTGTTTCAAATCATTTTCGAGAGGCCGTCATGTTCAACGCTATTCTGATCGACAAAGACGACAGCGGTTATCGCGCCAATCTTCAGCAAATCGATGAGCAGCAACTGCCCGAAGGCAATGTCAGCGTGAACGTCGCGTACAGCACCCTGAATTTCAAAGACGGCCTGGCAATCACCGGCAGCAGCCCGGTAGTACGCAAGTTTCCCATGGTGGCGGGGATCGATCTGGCGGGGACTGTCGAGTCCAGTTCGCATGCGGATTTCAAGGCGGGCGATCGGGTGCTGCTCAACGGTTGGGGCGTCGGTGAAAACCACTGGGGCGGGCTGGCGCAAAAGGCTCGGCTCAACGGTGACTGGCTGATTCCACTGCCCGAAGCTTTCACCCCGGCGCAAGCCATGGCCATCGGCACCGCCGGCTACACGGCGATGCTGTGCATTTTGGCGCTGGAGCGCCATGGCGTAACGCCGGATCACGGCGAAGTGCTGGTCACTGGCGCCAACGGCGGGGTCGGCAGCTTTGCCATCGCCTTGCTCAGCAAGTTGGGATACCGCGTGGTGGCATCCACCGGCCGCGTGTCCGAGCATGAATACCTGGAGCAATTGGGCGCTGCCGAAATTATCGATCGAGCCACCTTGTCCGAACCGGGCAAGCCGTTGGCGAAGGAGCGTTGGGCGGCGGTGGTCGATTCGGTCGGCAGCCATACATTGGCCAACGCTTGCGCCAGCACTCGCTCGGAAGGCGTGGTCGCGGCATGCGGGTTGGCGCAAGGCATGGACTTTCCCGCCTCGGTAGCGCCGTTCATTCTGCGCGGCGTGACGCTGGCTGGAATCAACAGCGTGACCCAGCCCAAGGCGCGCCGTATCGAGGCCTGGGGCCGGCTGGCCAAGGATCTGGATATCTCATTACTGCAATTGATCAGTCAGGAAATCAGTTTGAGTGAAGCCCTTGAGGCTGCGCCCAAACTGCTCGCCGGGCAACTGCGGGGCAGGGTGGTGGTCGACGTCAATCGTTGAGTTCGCGCTCAAGCAGTTGGCGTTTGCGCTCGACGCCCCAGCGGTAGCCGGAAAGGTTGCCATCGCTGCGCACCACGCGGTGGCAGGGAATCGCCACCGCCAGGCGGTTGGCCCCGCAGGCCTGGGCCACGGCACGCATCGAAGTCGGCGCGCCAATGCGTTGCGCGATTTCGGCATAACTGGCGGTGCGGCCTGCGGGAATCTCCCGCAGCGCCTGCCAGACGCGCTCCTGAAACGCTGTGCCGCGTATATCCAGCGGCAAGTTCAGGCTTTTCGCCGGTGCTTCGACAAAGCCGACGACGCTGGCGATCACCTGTTCAAATTCGTGGTCGGCGCCGATCAGGTTGGCGTTGCGAAACTGATCCTGCAGGTTGCAGACCAGTTGATGCGGATCGTCGCCGAGCAGAATCGCGCAGATCCCACGTTCGCTTTGCGCCACCAGAATCGCCCCCAGCGAGCATTGGCCAACGGCAAAGCGAATGTCGTTGTTCTGCCCGGCGGCGCGGTAATCGGTGGGCTTCATGCCCAGCAATTGATCGGCTGATTCGTAGAAACGGCTGTTGGAATTGAAACCGGCGTCATACAGCGCGTCGGTCACCGAGCCGCCGTCCGCCAGGCGCGCACGCAGTTTGCGTGAGCGATGCGCCGTGGCGTAAGCCTTGGGCGTCAGGCCGGTCGCGGCTTTGAATACTCGATGAAAATGGAAAGGGCTAAGGCCTGCGCCGGCGGCGAGGCTGTCGAGCGAGGGCAACGTCTCGGACGCTTCGATTTGCCGGCAGGCCGCTGCGATGATCGCCGCGTGCTGCGCGTCATTCTGGTCCTTGCTGGCGCGTTTGCTCGGCCGATATCCGGCAGCTTCGGCCAGTTCGGCAGTGTCGAAAAATTCGACGTTCTGCGGTTTCGGCAAACGCGCAAGGCTGCTCGGTCGGCAATAAACGCCGGTGGTTTTTACTGCGTAGACAAACTGCCCGTCCGCACGCGGATCGCGCGCTACCACGGCGGCCCAGCGTGGATCGTCTTCAGTTCTGATCGTCTTCGAAAGCGTGTCCATGAGAGGGAATCCGTTGACCTGTTTGAGTCAGGTTAACCAGCATCGTAACCCGCGACACTCCGCGCCTTGCGGTCAAACTTTTACTGATCGCCAGCAACGCGGAAGGTGATGTTGATGCGCCGTTCGCCCAAGAGCGGGTGATGGCCGGGTTTGATTGGCAGCACGCCGTGATAGCGCAGACGGTCCACGCCGCCCCAGACCACCATGTCGCCATGCAGCAGCGGGATGCGCCGGGTTTTATCGCTGCGTTCGAAGCCGCCAAACAGAAACATCGCCGGCAACCCCAGCGACAACGAAACGATGGGCGCGGCATAGCCCTTTTCGTCCTTGTCCTGATGCAGCGACATCTTGGCGCCGGGGACGTATTGGTTGATCAGGCAGGAGTCGGCCTGAAAACCCGGGAAGCCTGCGCGTTCCGCCGCCTCGTGGGCCAAATCGGCAAACACCGCCGGCATTGATGGCCACGGCAAGCCGCTGAGTGGATCGACGCTGGAATAGCGGTAACCGCTGCGATCAGTGATCCAGCCCAGCTGCCCGCAACTGCTGGTGCCGACCGACATGCTGAAACCGCCGGGCGTGACCATGTGGCGTAGCGGGGCGGCGACAAGAATCGCTTCAAGTTCGGTCAGCAGTTGCTCGACCTGCGGCAAGGCGAATCCGCGCAGCACCCACGATTGTTCGCCGATCTGCTCGGCGCGGGCTTGCTGTACGGGTTCGTTGTCGGCGAACAGGTCAAACGTGGTCGGTTGCATGATTCGGTTACAGCGCTTTGCTGACCTTGATGTCACTGAGTTCTTCGTCAGCGTGCATTTTCTTCAGCGCCGCTTTCGCTTCTTCGTCAGTGCCGGTTTCCAGTTCAGCGAATTCGAAACGCTGTTCACCGTCCAGTTTGTACTTGATCACGTATTTGGTTTTTTGCGCCACGGTCATGTTTCCCTTTCAGAATAGGCTGTGCGTCTCAGCTCAGTTTAGTGCTGGAGCGACGGATGATCTTGATCGAATGGGTCAGCGTCGGCTTGCGCGTGACGCTGATTGCGCGGCGGTTGACGGTGTCGATGGTGATGTTCCAGAAGCCGGTGCTCGGTGCGGTGATACGCGCCGGGAAAGTGTCGAACGCGCCGCCGTGGTAGGTGTGACGGCCGCCGTTTTTGAAGCTGCGGAAGTTGGCGTCGTTCATCAAACGGATGTTGCACATCTGCGAGCATTGAATGACGACGATGTCGTCTTCGTTGAGGTGCTCGCGCTGGTGAATGAATTTCATGGGCGCCTCCAGAAGGGCTTTTTCTACTAAATCAAAACGATAGCTTGTCGATGGGCGCAGTTTATCAGCCCGCACGGGTTATTATCTGGCCGTCGGGCGTTGCTTTGACAAATTTTGAACAGAACTTCGCCAGGGCAGGCGGGTTAAATGCACAAGGCCCCGGAGAAAAGCGGCATTTGTGCTGTCGGACGGTCTTTAACGGAGGATTGATATGAAGTGGGGTGTGGTGTGTGTGCCGTTGATTCTGGCGATGGCCGGTTGTGCAAATGTTTCCGAAATCAATGAAACGCTGCCAACCATGAGCGTGATCTCCGGCAAAAAGCCCCAGGAGTATGCGCAGTGTCTGACCGACAAGCTCGCTGACAGTCGTGGTGCGTTGCAAGTCCAGCCGCAGAAGGACGGTGTACGAGTCATCGTTCCCGGCAAACTTTCGTCAGGCCCGGCAGCCGTGTTTGATATCGAAGATCGCGCTGGCGGCAGCAGCATCAAGCTGCATGAGCGCATGTCCAACGTGCCGGTTCGCCCTCGCGATGTACAGAAAGCCGCGAACGCCTGTATTTCCGGCTGATAGACTACCGAACATCAGCACCCGATGCCGTCACAGTCCTGCTGTGGCGGCATTTTCATATATGGAGTCGCAATGAAGCGAGAGCACGTGCGGGAGCGCCACGCAGAGGGCCTTATCTCTGCCACCCATGTCATCCAGAACCCGGCAAATCCCGGTGAATGGATCGTGTTTTTCAAGAAGAGTGCAGGGCGCAGCTACTTTTTGGTGGATGACAATGATGAAGTCGAGTCCTTCAATCGGCTCGACGATCTCATCGAGGTCGTCCGTGGCCTCGGGATCAAATTCGCCGAAATCCACATGTAAGGCTTATTTGCAGACGACCACGACGTTGCGCGTCTTGTAGTTGCCAACGTCAACGCCCAGGGTTTTGTCATCTTCCTTGGGCGCCGGTGTGCCATCAGTGCCGACGATGCGATAACCGGTGCCGGCGCAGGATGCATCGGCCTTTTCGTAGCACATGGCCCAGGAGTTGGCTTCGCCGGAACAATCGATGCTCAGGCCCTGTTCGCCATTATTCAGATAGGTTGGCTGCGAAGTGGCACAGCCGCTCAATACCAATACCGCGAGAAGCGGCTGCAGTTTGTTCAGGTTCATGGTTACGTGATCTTCAGGTGGGGGACTGGATGCTCTGACAGCGCCGCGATGAAAAGGTTATAGCGATTGGCCACTTGTTTGCCAACAAGGCACAAAAAAGCCCTGCATGCTGGCAGGGCTTGGCGCAAGTGCGGGCAGGATCAGTCCTGATCTTTACCACGGCGCTTGGAAGAAGCAGGCGTATCGGTGAACACCGAGGCCACATCCGTCGCCATCTGCTCGCTGTCAAAAGGCCCGGCGATATGTTCGCCGTTGGTGGTGGTCAGCGTCCACTTGCCGTCTTTCTTGTCGATCACATACCCGTTGATGATTTTTACCGCAGCCATCTGGTCTTTCTCGTTCGCTGGTTCAAAGGCGCCATGATAGCGGCAAATGCTCGCATTGGGGGCTGATAAGCGTATGGTGATCCAGTTTACCCGGATCTTGAGCTACGCTGAGTTCGCCGCTGAAAAAACCGCAAGGAACTATCCGCGCGAATATTTCTCTATGTTGGCATCGGTTAGCCAGCGCGGGGCATTGTAAGGCGCACGCCGCCTGATTAGACTGCCCCGAAACTCGTACACACAGCCTTTTCAAGGACTTATATGATCAAGAAATGCTT
Coding sequences within:
- the acuI gene encoding acrylyl-CoA reductase (NADPH) produces the protein MFNAILIDKDDSGYRANLQQIDEQQLPEGNVSVNVAYSTLNFKDGLAITGSSPVVRKFPMVAGIDLAGTVESSSHADFKAGDRVLLNGWGVGENHWGGLAQKARLNGDWLIPLPEAFTPAQAMAIGTAGYTAMLCILALERHGVTPDHGEVLVTGANGGVGSFAIALLSKLGYRVVASTGRVSEHEYLEQLGAAEIIDRATLSEPGKPLAKERWAAVVDSVGSHTLANACASTRSEGVVAACGLAQGMDFPASVAPFILRGVTLAGINSVTQPKARRIEAWGRLAKDLDISLLQLISQEISLSEALEAAPKLLAGQLRGRVVVDVNR
- a CDS encoding DUF1883 domain-containing protein, whose protein sequence is MKFIHQREHLNEDDIVVIQCSQMCNIRLMNDANFRSFKNGGRHTYHGGAFDTFPARITAPSTGFWNITIDTVNRRAISVTRKPTLTHSIKIIRRSSTKLS
- the ada gene encoding bifunctional DNA-binding transcriptional regulator/O6-methylguanine-DNA methyltransferase Ada encodes the protein MDTLSKTIRTEDDPRWAAVVARDPRADGQFVYAVKTTGVYCRPSSLARLPKPQNVEFFDTAELAEAAGYRPSKRASKDQNDAQHAAIIAAACRQIEASETLPSLDSLAAGAGLSPFHFHRVFKAATGLTPKAYATAHRSRKLRARLADGGSVTDALYDAGFNSNSRFYESADQLLGMKPTDYRAAGQNNDIRFAVGQCSLGAILVAQSERGICAILLGDDPHQLVCNLQDQFRNANLIGADHEFEQVIASVVGFVEAPAKSLNLPLDIRGTAFQERVWQALREIPAGRTASYAEIAQRIGAPTSMRAVAQACGANRLAVAIPCHRVVRSDGNLSGYRWGVERKRQLLERELND
- a CDS encoding NAD(P)H-dependent flavin oxidoreductase, which codes for MSQWPDTRILDLLGIELPIIQGPMAGATNSSMVIAVCNAGGLGSMPAAMLSSEQLRDELKTIRQHTTKPFNVNFFCHQPPAPDEQRARDWKNLLEPYYRELGADFDAPTPVSNRAPFDEAACAVLEEFRPEVVSFHFGLPDKTLLNRVKATGAKILSSATTVEEAIWLEQHGCDAIIAMGYEAGGHRGMFLSDDLSTQVGTFALVPQVVDAVKVPVIAAGAISDARGVTAALMLGASAVQVGTAYLFTPEAKVSASHHKALRTAKESQTAITNIFTGRPARGIVNRAMRELGPMSAQAPAFPLAGGALMPLRAKDDADFANLWAGQALTLGKDIGSAELTRQLAEGALAKLNRH
- a CDS encoding autotransporter, with the translated sequence MPFLSALPSLLMLCLLTLGTAWAAAPAAKPNAAPSEPTWPQVISSGKSKLTVYQPQLDSWDGYTLNARAAVEATAADGKSTYGIVQFSAHTLVDKTTRWVALDQYKIIKADFPADAKQADTWLAILKKDAESRKKTISLDQLEAAVGVLNAEQKADSAPLENTPPTIISSDSPAILVYIDGEAAYRPVEGTELQRVINTRPLLLKDAEGKHYLHVFDGWMVADQLAGDYTRLAAPPASLEKAKQAAIKSRQVDLLTGQSDPKDKIPSLAKPPQPKIFIATTPTELLVTDGAAQWQPIQGTSLLYVSNTTGHIFKEIGDQNSYVLISGRWFRASDMSGPWTFVPADKLPADFANIPDDSAKENVKASVAGTPQAQEAAIAAAIPQTSAINKSAVRMTTPQFDGEPQLKAISNTPLQYVVNSATPIIRVDNDTWWAVENGIWFSATSLNGPWIVATSVPAVIYSIPPSSPMHYLTYVKVYQSSGDTVVVGYTPGYQGSTLDPATGVVVYGTGYPYTPWVGSVWYGPPVTYGFGVAIRYTPWTGWTFGFGFGWSWGGNTVAMGWGWGAYPWWGNYGWGYAWGPRLYPAPLAWGGAAYGYRGGAVAWGPGGWAGTTGNLYHQWGDRATVSRYGAGYNAWTGNRWAGQVGASYNSRTGIAAAGQRGAVHNAYTGNYAAGRSGVAVGPNGGAIAGERVTAGNVRSGTHVSANRGAVYNANTGNTTQYGGIHGRNGGAARVGDHVYAGRDGNVYKKTDNGWQSVAGSGANRTRPANNNSQLQNLNRESAARSLGNQRTHNFNHSSQMMNRSFGGGGGLHRR
- the modA gene encoding molybdate ABC transporter substrate-binding protein gives rise to the protein MGTAQADEVQVAVAANFTAPIQAIAADFEKDTGHKLVAAYGATGQFYTQIKNGAPFQVFLAADDSTPAKLEQEGETVKGSRFTYAIGTLALWSAKEGYVDAQGEVLKTNQYQHLSIANPKAAPYGLAATQVLEKLQLSEATKSKIVEGQNITQAYQFVSTGNAELGFVALSQIYKNGKVSSGSAWIVPATLHDPIKQDAVILNKGKDSAAAKALIDYLKGPKAAAVIKSFGYEL
- the alkB gene encoding DNA oxidative demethylase AlkB, with the translated sequence MQPTTFDLFADNEPVQQARAEQIGEQSWVLRGFALPQVEQLLTELEAILVAAPLRHMVTPGGFSMSVGTSSCGQLGWITDRSGYRYSSVDPLSGLPWPSMPAVFADLAHEAAERAGFPGFQADSCLINQYVPGAKMSLHQDKDEKGYAAPIVSLSLGLPAMFLFGGFERSDKTRRIPLLHGDMVVWGGVDRLRYHGVLPIKPGHHPLLGERRINITFRVAGDQ